In Oreochromis aureus strain Israel breed Guangdong linkage group 20, ZZ_aureus, whole genome shotgun sequence, the following are encoded in one genomic region:
- the LOC116326126 gene encoding mitochondrial carrier homolog 1-like isoform X7, with amino-acid sequence MSLFPRLWAQLCLEGESYTCLAFSLMHIVKVDGKRGLLRGLSPRIVSSAISTVVRSKVKQVDVLFKNGEQQNSLRKVVKETSHEMIIQCLSRVATHPFHVMSVRCMAQFVGREVKYGGMLSCMVKIFKEEGVAGFYVGLIPHVLGEVLFLWCCNLLAHFINTYAVDESLSQASAVRSYTKFVMGIAVSVLTYPFMLVADLMVVNNCGLAAGLPPLSPVFSSWLHCWNHLSNKGHLFRGSSFFFRRVPLTSIED; translated from the exons ATGAGCCTCTTCCCCCGACTGTGGGCACAACTATGTTTGGAAGGAGAGTCTTATACCTGCCTGGCTTTTTCTCTTATG CATATTGTGAAGGTGGATGGAAAGAGAGGACTTCTTCGCGGCCTCTCACCACGTATTGTATCCAGTGCCATCTCTACTGTGGTGAGGAGCAAAGTTAAACAG GTAGACGTCCTGTTTAAGAACGGCGAACAGCAGAATTCACTCAGGAAAGTGGTCAAAGAG ACCTCACATGAGATGATCATCCAGTGCCTGTCCAGAGTAGCCACCCATCCTTTTCATG TTATGTCAGTACGCTGCATGGCTCAGTTTGTTGGCAGAGAAGTCAAGTATGG TGGGATGCTCAGCTGTATGGTCAAGATTTTCAAGGAGGAAGGAGTTGCTGGATTCTATGT tggTCTCATACCGCATGTCCTGGGAGAGGTTCTGTTTCTGTGGTGTTGTAATCTCCTGGCTCACTTTATTAACACCTATGCTGTGGATGAAAGT CTCAGTCAAGCCTCCGCAGTGAGAAGCTACACTAAATTTGTGATGGGC ATTGCAGTAAGTGTCCTTACATATCCATTCATGCTGGTTGCTGATCTTATGGTGGTAAACAATTGTGG ACTGGCTGCAGGACTTCCTCCTCTGTCACCCGTCTTTAGCTCCTGGCTGCACTGCTGGAATCACCTGAGCAACAAG GGTCACCTCTTTAGAGGATCCAGTTTCTTTTTCCGCCGAGTGCCCTTGACCTCCATCGAGGACTAA
- the LOC116326126 gene encoding mitochondrial carrier homolog 1-like isoform X1 — translation MESPENLHGPAVGVGQDATPTTVDVDTAVFLLGAGVTTLTHPLLYVKLLIQVGHEPLPPTVGTTMFGRRVLYLPGFFSYAQHIVKVDGKRGLLRGLSPRIVSSAISTVVRSKVKQQVDVLFKNGEQQNSLRKVVKETSHEMIIQCLSRVATHPFHVMSVRCMAQFVGREVKYGGMLSCMVKIFKEEGVAGFYVGLIPHVLGEVLFLWCCNLLAHFINTYAVDESLSQASAVRSYTKFVMGIAVSVLTYPFMLVADLMVVNNCGLAAGLPPLSPVFSSWLHCWNHLSNKGHLFRGSSFFFRRVPLTSIED, via the exons ATGGAGTCGCCAGAAAACCTGCATGGTCCAGCAGTCGGTGTCGGGCAGGATGCTACACCAACCACCGTGGACGTGGACACCGCAGTGTTTCTGCTGGGAGCGGGTGTAACAACCCTCACACACCCGCTGCTGTACGTCAAGCTGCTAATACAG GTGGGACATGAGCCTCTTCCCCCGACTGTGGGCACAACTATGTTTGGAAGGAGAGTCTTATACCTGCCTGGCTTTTTCTCTTATG CGCAGCATATTGTGAAGGTGGATGGAAAGAGAGGACTTCTTCGCGGCCTCTCACCACGTATTGTATCCAGTGCCATCTCTACTGTGGTGAGGAGCAAAGTTAAACAG CAGGTAGACGTCCTGTTTAAGAACGGCGAACAGCAGAATTCACTCAGGAAAGTGGTCAAAGAG ACCTCACATGAGATGATCATCCAGTGCCTGTCCAGAGTAGCCACCCATCCTTTTCATG TTATGTCAGTACGCTGCATGGCTCAGTTTGTTGGCAGAGAAGTCAAGTATGG TGGGATGCTCAGCTGTATGGTCAAGATTTTCAAGGAGGAAGGAGTTGCTGGATTCTATGT tggTCTCATACCGCATGTCCTGGGAGAGGTTCTGTTTCTGTGGTGTTGTAATCTCCTGGCTCACTTTATTAACACCTATGCTGTGGATGAAAGT CTCAGTCAAGCCTCCGCAGTGAGAAGCTACACTAAATTTGTGATGGGC ATTGCAGTAAGTGTCCTTACATATCCATTCATGCTGGTTGCTGATCTTATGGTGGTAAACAATTGTGG ACTGGCTGCAGGACTTCCTCCTCTGTCACCCGTCTTTAGCTCCTGGCTGCACTGCTGGAATCACCTGAGCAACAAG GGTCACCTCTTTAGAGGATCCAGTTTCTTTTTCCGCCGAGTGCCCTTGACCTCCATCGAGGACTAA
- the LOC116326126 gene encoding mitochondrial carrier homolog 1-like isoform X2, whose translation MESPENLHGPAVGVGQDATPTTVDVDTAVFLLGAGVTTLTHPLLYVKLLIQVGHEPLPPTVGTTMFGRRVLYLPGFFSYAQHIVKVDGKRGLLRGLSPRIVSSAISTVVRSKVKQVDVLFKNGEQQNSLRKVVKETSHEMIIQCLSRVATHPFHVMSVRCMAQFVGREVKYGGMLSCMVKIFKEEGVAGFYVGLIPHVLGEVLFLWCCNLLAHFINTYAVDESLSQASAVRSYTKFVMGIAVSVLTYPFMLVADLMVVNNCGLAAGLPPLSPVFSSWLHCWNHLSNKGHLFRGSSFFFRRVPLTSIED comes from the exons ATGGAGTCGCCAGAAAACCTGCATGGTCCAGCAGTCGGTGTCGGGCAGGATGCTACACCAACCACCGTGGACGTGGACACCGCAGTGTTTCTGCTGGGAGCGGGTGTAACAACCCTCACACACCCGCTGCTGTACGTCAAGCTGCTAATACAG GTGGGACATGAGCCTCTTCCCCCGACTGTGGGCACAACTATGTTTGGAAGGAGAGTCTTATACCTGCCTGGCTTTTTCTCTTATG CGCAGCATATTGTGAAGGTGGATGGAAAGAGAGGACTTCTTCGCGGCCTCTCACCACGTATTGTATCCAGTGCCATCTCTACTGTGGTGAGGAGCAAAGTTAAACAG GTAGACGTCCTGTTTAAGAACGGCGAACAGCAGAATTCACTCAGGAAAGTGGTCAAAGAG ACCTCACATGAGATGATCATCCAGTGCCTGTCCAGAGTAGCCACCCATCCTTTTCATG TTATGTCAGTACGCTGCATGGCTCAGTTTGTTGGCAGAGAAGTCAAGTATGG TGGGATGCTCAGCTGTATGGTCAAGATTTTCAAGGAGGAAGGAGTTGCTGGATTCTATGT tggTCTCATACCGCATGTCCTGGGAGAGGTTCTGTTTCTGTGGTGTTGTAATCTCCTGGCTCACTTTATTAACACCTATGCTGTGGATGAAAGT CTCAGTCAAGCCTCCGCAGTGAGAAGCTACACTAAATTTGTGATGGGC ATTGCAGTAAGTGTCCTTACATATCCATTCATGCTGGTTGCTGATCTTATGGTGGTAAACAATTGTGG ACTGGCTGCAGGACTTCCTCCTCTGTCACCCGTCTTTAGCTCCTGGCTGCACTGCTGGAATCACCTGAGCAACAAG GGTCACCTCTTTAGAGGATCCAGTTTCTTTTTCCGCCGAGTGCCCTTGACCTCCATCGAGGACTAA
- the LOC116326126 gene encoding mitochondrial carrier homolog 1-like isoform X5, producing the protein MSLFPRLWAQLCLEGESYTCLAFSLMHIVKVDGKRGLLRGLSPRIVSSAISTVVRSKVKQQVDVLFKNGEQQNSLRKVVKETSHEMIIQCLSRVATHPFHVMSVRCMAQFVGREVKYGGMLSCMVKIFKEEGVAGFYVGLIPHVLGEVLFLWCCNLLAHFINTYAVDESLSQASAVRSYTKFVMGIAVSVLTYPFMLVADLMVVNNCGLAAGLPPLSPVFSSWLHCWNHLSNKGHLFRGSSFFFRRVPLTSIED; encoded by the exons ATGAGCCTCTTCCCCCGACTGTGGGCACAACTATGTTTGGAAGGAGAGTCTTATACCTGCCTGGCTTTTTCTCTTATG CATATTGTGAAGGTGGATGGAAAGAGAGGACTTCTTCGCGGCCTCTCACCACGTATTGTATCCAGTGCCATCTCTACTGTGGTGAGGAGCAAAGTTAAACAG CAGGTAGACGTCCTGTTTAAGAACGGCGAACAGCAGAATTCACTCAGGAAAGTGGTCAAAGAG ACCTCACATGAGATGATCATCCAGTGCCTGTCCAGAGTAGCCACCCATCCTTTTCATG TTATGTCAGTACGCTGCATGGCTCAGTTTGTTGGCAGAGAAGTCAAGTATGG TGGGATGCTCAGCTGTATGGTCAAGATTTTCAAGGAGGAAGGAGTTGCTGGATTCTATGT tggTCTCATACCGCATGTCCTGGGAGAGGTTCTGTTTCTGTGGTGTTGTAATCTCCTGGCTCACTTTATTAACACCTATGCTGTGGATGAAAGT CTCAGTCAAGCCTCCGCAGTGAGAAGCTACACTAAATTTGTGATGGGC ATTGCAGTAAGTGTCCTTACATATCCATTCATGCTGGTTGCTGATCTTATGGTGGTAAACAATTGTGG ACTGGCTGCAGGACTTCCTCCTCTGTCACCCGTCTTTAGCTCCTGGCTGCACTGCTGGAATCACCTGAGCAACAAG GGTCACCTCTTTAGAGGATCCAGTTTCTTTTTCCGCCGAGTGCCCTTGACCTCCATCGAGGACTAA
- the LOC116326126 gene encoding mitochondrial carrier homolog 1-like isoform X3 — protein MESPENLHGPAVGVGQDATPTTVDVDTAVFLLGAGVTTLTHPLLYVKLLIQVGHEPLPPTVGTTMFGRRVLYLPGFFSYAQHIVKVDGKRGLLRGLSPRIVSSAISTVVRSKVKQQVDVLFKNGEQQNSLRKVVKEWDAQLYGQDFQGGRSCWILCCLCVCSGLIPHVLGEVLFLWCCNLLAHFINTYAVDESLSQASAVRSYTKFVMGIAVSVLTYPFMLVADLMVVNNCGLAAGLPPLSPVFSSWLHCWNHLSNKGHLFRGSSFFFRRVPLTSIED, from the exons ATGGAGTCGCCAGAAAACCTGCATGGTCCAGCAGTCGGTGTCGGGCAGGATGCTACACCAACCACCGTGGACGTGGACACCGCAGTGTTTCTGCTGGGAGCGGGTGTAACAACCCTCACACACCCGCTGCTGTACGTCAAGCTGCTAATACAG GTGGGACATGAGCCTCTTCCCCCGACTGTGGGCACAACTATGTTTGGAAGGAGAGTCTTATACCTGCCTGGCTTTTTCTCTTATG CGCAGCATATTGTGAAGGTGGATGGAAAGAGAGGACTTCTTCGCGGCCTCTCACCACGTATTGTATCCAGTGCCATCTCTACTGTGGTGAGGAGCAAAGTTAAACAG CAGGTAGACGTCCTGTTTAAGAACGGCGAACAGCAGAATTCACTCAGGAAAGTGGTCAAAGAG TGGGATGCTCAGCTGTATGGTCAAGATTTTCAAGGAGGAAGGAGTTGCTGGATTCTATGT tgtttgtgtgtttgcagtggTCTCATACCGCATGTCCTGGGAGAGGTTCTGTTTCTGTGGTGTTGTAATCTCCTGGCTCACTTTATTAACACCTATGCTGTGGATGAAAGT CTCAGTCAAGCCTCCGCAGTGAGAAGCTACACTAAATTTGTGATGGGC ATTGCAGTAAGTGTCCTTACATATCCATTCATGCTGGTTGCTGATCTTATGGTGGTAAACAATTGTGG ACTGGCTGCAGGACTTCCTCCTCTGTCACCCGTCTTTAGCTCCTGGCTGCACTGCTGGAATCACCTGAGCAACAAG GGTCACCTCTTTAGAGGATCCAGTTTCTTTTTCCGCCGAGTGCCCTTGACCTCCATCGAGGACTAA
- the LOC116326126 gene encoding mitochondrial carrier homolog 1-like isoform X4 gives MESPENLHGPAVGVGQDATPTTVDVDTAVFLLGAGVTTLTHPLLYVKLLIQVGHEPLPPTVGTTMFGRRVLYLPGFFSYAQHIVKVDGKRGLLRGLSPRIVSSAISTVVRSKVKQVDVLFKNGEQQNSLRKVVKEWDAQLYGQDFQGGRSCWILCCLCVCSGLIPHVLGEVLFLWCCNLLAHFINTYAVDESLSQASAVRSYTKFVMGIAVSVLTYPFMLVADLMVVNNCGLAAGLPPLSPVFSSWLHCWNHLSNKGHLFRGSSFFFRRVPLTSIED, from the exons ATGGAGTCGCCAGAAAACCTGCATGGTCCAGCAGTCGGTGTCGGGCAGGATGCTACACCAACCACCGTGGACGTGGACACCGCAGTGTTTCTGCTGGGAGCGGGTGTAACAACCCTCACACACCCGCTGCTGTACGTCAAGCTGCTAATACAG GTGGGACATGAGCCTCTTCCCCCGACTGTGGGCACAACTATGTTTGGAAGGAGAGTCTTATACCTGCCTGGCTTTTTCTCTTATG CGCAGCATATTGTGAAGGTGGATGGAAAGAGAGGACTTCTTCGCGGCCTCTCACCACGTATTGTATCCAGTGCCATCTCTACTGTGGTGAGGAGCAAAGTTAAACAG GTAGACGTCCTGTTTAAGAACGGCGAACAGCAGAATTCACTCAGGAAAGTGGTCAAAGAG TGGGATGCTCAGCTGTATGGTCAAGATTTTCAAGGAGGAAGGAGTTGCTGGATTCTATGT tgtttgtgtgtttgcagtggTCTCATACCGCATGTCCTGGGAGAGGTTCTGTTTCTGTGGTGTTGTAATCTCCTGGCTCACTTTATTAACACCTATGCTGTGGATGAAAGT CTCAGTCAAGCCTCCGCAGTGAGAAGCTACACTAAATTTGTGATGGGC ATTGCAGTAAGTGTCCTTACATATCCATTCATGCTGGTTGCTGATCTTATGGTGGTAAACAATTGTGG ACTGGCTGCAGGACTTCCTCCTCTGTCACCCGTCTTTAGCTCCTGGCTGCACTGCTGGAATCACCTGAGCAACAAG GGTCACCTCTTTAGAGGATCCAGTTTCTTTTTCCGCCGAGTGCCCTTGACCTCCATCGAGGACTAA
- the LOC116326126 gene encoding mitochondrial carrier homolog 1-like isoform X6: protein MESPENLHGPAVGVGQDATPTTVDVDTAVFLLGAGVTTLTHPLLYVKLLIQVGHEPLPPTVGTTMFGRRVLYLPGFFSYAQHIVKVDGKRGLLRGLSPRIVSSAISTVVRSKVKQQVDVLFKNGEQQNSLRKVVKETSHEMIIQCLSRVATHPFHVMSVRCMAQFVGREVKYGGMLSCMVKIFKEEGVAGFYVVCVFAVVSYRMSWERFCFCGVVISWLTLLTPMLWMKVETAKKVKVSVSKVSFTIQRLRNKL from the exons ATGGAGTCGCCAGAAAACCTGCATGGTCCAGCAGTCGGTGTCGGGCAGGATGCTACACCAACCACCGTGGACGTGGACACCGCAGTGTTTCTGCTGGGAGCGGGTGTAACAACCCTCACACACCCGCTGCTGTACGTCAAGCTGCTAATACAG GTGGGACATGAGCCTCTTCCCCCGACTGTGGGCACAACTATGTTTGGAAGGAGAGTCTTATACCTGCCTGGCTTTTTCTCTTATG CGCAGCATATTGTGAAGGTGGATGGAAAGAGAGGACTTCTTCGCGGCCTCTCACCACGTATTGTATCCAGTGCCATCTCTACTGTGGTGAGGAGCAAAGTTAAACAG CAGGTAGACGTCCTGTTTAAGAACGGCGAACAGCAGAATTCACTCAGGAAAGTGGTCAAAGAG ACCTCACATGAGATGATCATCCAGTGCCTGTCCAGAGTAGCCACCCATCCTTTTCATG TTATGTCAGTACGCTGCATGGCTCAGTTTGTTGGCAGAGAAGTCAAGTATGG TGGGATGCTCAGCTGTATGGTCAAGATTTTCAAGGAGGAAGGAGTTGCTGGATTCTATGT tgtttgtgtgtttgcagtggTCTCATACCGCATGTCCTGGGAGAGGTTCTGTTTCTGTGGTGTTGTAATCTCCTGGCTCACTTTATTAACACCTATGCTGTGGATGAAAGT agaaactgcaaagaaaGTCAAAGTGTCAGTGAGTAAAGTTTCCTTCACCATCCAAAggctcagaaacaaactgtga